A window of Centroberyx gerrardi isolate f3 chromosome 6, fCenGer3.hap1.cur.20231027, whole genome shotgun sequence genomic DNA:
TCGTTAGTCTACATAAGTATATCACGTTTTTCACGGGAAAACCATACATAAATGGTGCTAATATGCTTGATGCTATTTTGTTTCCTATCTAGAATTTAACTCTTTGGTGCCATTATTGTTAACTGAAATTTGTTTTGATACAGTGGTATTTTCAACACAGGTCTCACCTCCTTTCCTGCcctacagtacattcaatccAACCAAGAGGAGTTTATCTTGTATGTAGCATTTGAATACTGTACCTAATGGCACATCTCATTTGTTAGTCAAAGTAGCTGAACTTTACTCTTTATTGTCTGGTGTGAAATATTTAATGTCCATATCATCTCAACAGGGAGATGGTGGATAATATCTTCATAGAAGTAATACCTGCAAATTCTTTCAATGGAATATCTGAAAATGATCTAACCATGTAAGTAGGATTTAGACAGTTCTGCTTCCTCTGTATCTCAAATGTTGCTTTTCTTTGACATTACCATAATAAGTACATTTGTCCAGCTCTGGGCTACTATTATCTACTAGCtgggccccaaatggcagcgagacgTAACTCTGAGGtcattttgaggacttcattatcCAGATATCATCTAAGGTGATATCAGTAAACTGTACACAGCCCCAGCTGATCTGTGATCACTTCTGGAAATGTCTTCCTTTGAAATAAATTCATaccatgtgtttttattttaaagataaaacatgcattttccattttgatttgtcacttcctgtatgCAGAGAAGATTTCCTATCAGTGGTCCTTCCTGATCAAATGGGCTCATATGGGCAAAACCAGGAAGTCTCATGGATCGCTGTTGGGTGGATTTTTTGTTCagctcaaatacatttttttgtattatgaaaatgttacataGTGAATCTTTATGTGAAGTTTAATGAAGATAGAGTTTTTATCTCTTATGGGTTTAGTGAGGTTGCATTACCTAATTTATTTCCTCATGATATTGGCCATATTGTTGTGATCATCATATAGGCTCAGGGCAGTCTGATGAAGCATatctgaacatctgaacatATAACAGGAATAAACCTTTCGCATATTGATCTGGATAAAGAATGTGGACAAAGTGACCCCAGGTGGACATTACTTACATACATGAGCACATCAAAGTATTAAATATGTTACATCACATGGGACAGCCACAGGAAAGTACAACCTACTGCCACTGACAGACAACTTGAGCCCCAATAGGTACTGTATGGAGATTGAGGTACTTCAGATTTATAACTGaataacaatgtgtttttgtagTATGTTGAATAGCAATGGCCTGAAAGAGATCCATCGCTACGCCTTCAATGGGAGCAGACTTGAGGAAGTGTATGCAGTTCTTAAGTATTGTGTTGTTGACAAAagtttaaagtgataatccacgAGATtgtcttttattgattttgtctccatctttggtgctatgcagtcattgctgtggtgtttacattttatctccatctttggtgccaagcggttattgctgtggtgttttttaaattttgtctccatcattggtgctaagcgctcattatTGTGACATATTTTTccttgtattttctgttgatgaaatttTAGTTTCTGTAGATGTAGattattccaaataaactggaaacataaaacgcatcacttcctgtgcaccagaccCAACACCAGGCTtcaaacagcaaatgtaaaagctttcatgaacagggttggatcactattgtgttatatcaatcagtgatagagagtagcaaaacggacatttatttatatgaaaatttcgtggattattactttaaggaaTGATATCAATTACAAAACTTCCAAAATATTGCCACTTTCCCCTGCCTTTAATCTATTCTCCTTTGCTCAGGTATCTTCACAGGAATGTGGATTTGGAAAGACTAGATGAATTTGCTTTTTCTGGCGTGATTCATGGCCCAACTCTCTTGTGAGTGATTGAAAAGTATACAGTGTTTGCTAGACAGGGATTACCGTTGTTCTGTTACTGTTCTCTCTGAAGAAACCCCAAATCAGCTagacatatttttttcataatttagtATTTTACTGAATCAGAGAATATCCTAAATCTACCCCTACAAAACACACTGAGCTCAGACTGTAAACCAAAACAGGAGACAGGAACAGCCTTAGCCTTGTATCCATATAAATTCagctttgctctctctgtcttcctagAGACCTTTCAGAGACCAGAGTGAACTCTTTGCCGTCAATAGGACTGGAGACCATTGAGAAACTCCAAGCTAAAAACACTTGGACCCTCAAGAAACTACCCCCCCTTAGAGCCTTTCTCCATTTACAGAGTGCTGAATTGACCTTCCCAAGCCACTGCTGTGGCCTCAAAAAGTTGAAAAGATGGAGAGGGTGAGTAAGAGAATAGAAAGTCCTCTAAAAAATGTTTCCCACGCTATACTTGATTACCTCTGGtatttgttcttcttcttttttgtacAACATTTCCCCCATCTATTGAGTTTGTATGTTCCACAAGAGTTATGTCAGTTTGGGGTAttcatttttatgcattttagttgaatttttataatgattttACTTCAAACTTCAAAGTTCATATGCATTTAATTAATTTGCAGTTAATTACTTGTTATTCTCTGATGAATAATCCTTGCCTTCTGTGCTCAAGACACACTGAGGCAGTTATTTGCAACCTGACCAGGGCTGGCTTGGGACAACAATTGCAGAAATCTTCTGGAACTGTCTCTCAGAGTTATAGGAGACACAAAATCTACTACCAGCATCCACATCTGAAAGACAGCTATGCTCTCCAAACCACTGGCAACCCATATCACTATCATTACTACTACAACAGCTACATTTGTCCTCCGGATGAGTGTCAAAATGACGGCTTTTACATGGAGTTGGCTACGGAGCGTCCTGACAAGGATTTTTACTATGCACTGTGTAATGAACTTAACACAGATGATCATGGGCTTCCCTGCAGCCCCCTTCCTGATGCCTTCAACCCATGTGAGGATGTGATAAGCCAAGGATTCCTGAGGGTGTCTGTCTGGGTAGTTAGTCTGTTAGCCATTCTGGCTAATCTCCTGGTAATGTTCGTCTTGCTGACCAGCCACCACAAGCTGTCTGTCACCCGTTTCCTCATCTGTCACTTGGCATTTGCAGACTTCTGTATGGGGATGTATTTGCTGCTCATTGCATCTGTTGACCTTTACACACGCTCCCAATATTACCACCACGCAATTGCCTGGCAGACAGGAGCTGGCTGCAATCTAGCAGGGGCGTTATCCATCTTTGCCAGCGAGTTGTCTGTTTACACATTAACTGCAATCACCCTTCAACGCTGGCATGCCATCTTCTTTGCAATGAGGCCAGAGAGGAAACTGCGACTACGCCATGCGGCTGTGTTGATGCTTGTTGGTTGGGTGCTTTGTCTGATCCTAGCACTGCTGCCAGTGGTTGGTGTGAGCAGTTACCAGAGGGTGAGCATCTGCTTACCTATGGATACTGAGACAACTGCTGGTCAAGTTTACGTGGTCTCTATCCTAATGCTCAACGTCTTGGCTTTCATAGTGGTATGCTTGTGCTACttccacatatactgtatggtgCACAATCCCCAGCACCAGTCGAGCAGATGTGATGCCAGCATGGCCAAACGCATGGCTGTTCTTATTTTCATCAACTTCTTATGTCTAGCACCCATCTCCTTCTATGGCTTGTCTGCAACTCTCCACCGACCACTAATCACTGTCACAGATTCAAAGGTTTGACTCACTCTTGAGTTTGAATTCAGTACATTTTCATTATGTATTTTCCTG
This region includes:
- the LOC139921815 gene encoding thyrotropin receptor-like, which translates into the protein MNPDFHHLIFIFITSVEATLHLEYCPVHCQCEWDTHSVSCFGVEVMPVFHPSTEEVWMVETRLSSIPQDAFANLVNISHIYISDDETLRLLERHSFHNLPWATHIEVRSIKTLAHIDPEAFKDLPNLKYLGIFNTGLTSFPALQYIQSNQEEFILEMVDNIFIEVIPANSFNGISENDLTIMLNSNGLKEIHRYAFNGSRLEEVYLHRNVDLERLDEFAFSGVIHGPTLLDLSETRVNSLPSIGLETIEKLQAKNTWTLKKLPPLRAFLHLQSAELTFPSHCCGLKKLKRWRGHTEAVICNLTRAGLGQQLQKSSGTVSQSYRRHKIYYQHPHLKDSYALQTTGNPYHYHYYYNSYICPPDECQNDGFYMELATERPDKDFYYALCNELNTDDHGLPCSPLPDAFNPCEDVISQGFLRVSVWVVSLLAILANLLVMFVLLTSHHKLSVTRFLICHLAFADFCMGMYLLLIASVDLYTRSQYYHHAIAWQTGAGCNLAGALSIFASELSVYTLTAITLQRWHAIFFAMRPERKLRLRHAAVLMLVGWVLCLILALLPVVGVSSYQRVSICLPMDTETTAGQVYVVSILMLNVLAFIVVCLCYFHIYCMVHNPQHQSSRCDASMAKRMAVLIFINFLCLAPISFYGLSATLHRPLITVTDSKV